The Tissierellales bacterium genomic sequence TATTGCAAATGTAAGCTCTGCTATTACAGCAACTTTTCCATCTACTTTAGCTGTTGCCTTTCCAATTCCTACACTTCCTCTAGATTGAATTATCTCTGTTTCTAGTATAAGTGTGTCTCCTGGAACTACTTTTCTCTTGAATTTAGCTTTCTTTATTCCACCAAAATATGCAATCTTGCCTTTGTGCTCATCTAAACTAAGCATAGCTACTGCACCAACCTGTGCTAGTGCTTCTATCATGAGTACACCTGGCATTACTGGTTCTTCTGGGAAATGACCTTGAAAAAAGTATTCGTTTATAGTTACATTTTTTTTACCAACAGCTCTAACGCCTGGCTCTAATTCTTCGATAGTATCTATCAATAAAAATGGATATCTATGTGGTATTATCTCTTGTATTTCCTTTGTGTTTAAAAGTGCCATATTATGCCTCCCACTTTTTGAGAATGATAGTTGCATTGTGTCCACCAAATCCAAGTGAGTTTGAAAGTGCATATTTTACTTCCATTTCTCTTCCTTCATTTGGTACATAATCTAAATCACACTCTGGGTCTGGAGTTTTGTATCCGATTGTTCCCGGTACAAAATTTTCTTGCAATGCTTTGATGCATGCTATAGCTTCTATTGCTCCTGCTGCTCCTAATAAATGTCCTGTCATAGACTTTGTTGAGCTTATAGCTACCTTAGTATCTTCTCCAAATACTGTTTTTATAGCTGCTGTTTCTAGTTTGTCATTATAAGGTGTACTAGTTCCATGAGCATTGATGTAATCAATAGATTCTGCTCCTATGTTTGCATCTGCTAATGCTTCTTTCATAGCTCTAGCTCCACCTTCTCCTCCTGGTGCTGGTGCTGTAATATGATGCGCATCGCAAGTTGCCCCATAACCAACTAGTTCTGCATAAATCTTTGCACCTCTTTTTTGTGCGTGTTCTAGTTCTTCTAGGATAAGCGTTCCTGCGCCCTCTCCCATAACGAACCCACTTCTATTCAAATCAAAAGGTGTCGAAGCTTCTGAAGGATGGTCAGCTTGACTCAAAGCTGACATAGATGAAAATCCTGCGATTGACAATGGGGTAATAGAAGCTTCTGCACCTCCCGATACCATGATATCTGCCCTTCCAGTCTGAATGATCTTGAAGGCCTCCCCTATAGCATTAGTCGATGTAGCACAAGCTGTTACTATACTCGTGCACACTCCTTTTGCTCCTACTTTTATGGCAATATTTCCTGCCGCCATATTTACTATACCCATCGGGATAAAAAATGGGCTAACTCTACTTGGTCCTCTTTCATGAAGACGAATAGCTTGTGATTCTATAGTGTCTATACCACCGATACCACTTCCAAATAGTACTCCTACTCTCTCTGGATTTATCTTTTCCATGTCGAGATCTGCATCTTTTGCAGCTTCCATAACGCTTACAAGTGCGTATTGTGATACTGGGTCTAGACGTTTTATTTCTTTTCTATCTAAAAAATCTTTTGGATTGAAATCTTTTAATTCTGCTGCGATTTTCGCATCATGATCTTTTGTATCGAAACGCTTTATGAAATCTATTCCTAAGTTTCCTTTTTTTAAACTTTCCCAATAAGTTTCTGTATCATTTCCAACAGGTGTAAGTGCACCCATTCCAGTAATTACTACTCTTTTCATAGTATATTTCCTCCTTACATCGTCATACCGCCATCAACAGTAAGTGTCTGTCCTGTAACATACGCTCCTGCCTCTGACGCTAAGAACAATACCGCTCCTGCAATTTCATTTACCGAACCCATTCTCTTAAGCGGAATTTGCGACAATATCTGTTTTTTCACATCTTCACTAAGTACACCTGTCATCTCTGTCTCTATAAATCCTGGCGCTATCGCATTTACAGTAACTCCTTTTTTAGCAAGTTCTCTAGCTGCTGTTTTTGTCATTCCTATCACACCAGATTTAGATGCTGCGTAATTTATCTGACCTATATTTCCCGCAAGTCCCGATACTGAAGATAGATTAATTATTCTTCCTGATTTTTGCTTCGACATAATCTTAGCTACATGTCTTATGCAGTTAAATGTTCCCTTAAGATTAACCGCTATAACGTTGTCAAATTCCTCTTCTGTCATTCTCATCATCAAATTATCCTGAGTAATTCCAGCATTATTTACTAATATATCAACACTTCCAAACTGCTCTTTTGTCTGTTTTATAAGGTTTTCTGCTTGCTCAAACTTACTTATATCAGCTTGAACTAGTAATGTCTCTACACCTAGAGCTTTGATTTCTTCAAGTGTATTTTCAGCTTCCTCACTTCTGCTTCTATAATTGATAACTATATTAGCTCCTTGCTTTGCTAATGTCATTGCTATAGCTTTCCCAATACCCCTGCTTCCACCTGTTACTATCGCTGTCTTTCCCTTTAACATACTTCTACCTCCAATTTGTTTAGCGTCTTTTCTAATGTCTTTAAGTTTTCAACATTGTAAATGTTTAGTTTTCTATTTATCTTTTTGATAAATCCACTTAAAACCTTTCCTGGTCCTATTTCAATGAATGTATCAACGCCATCTTCTATCATTTTGTTTACTGAAGCTTCCCAAAGTACAGATGATTTAACCTGATCTATAAGTAATGTTTTAACTGACTCTTTTGAATCTATATAATCAGCTGTTACATTGCTTATAACTGGCTCTGCTCCATCATTTAACTCTACGCTTTCTAACGCTTCACTTAATCTGTCCGCCGCTGGTTTTAGCATAGATGTATGAAATGGTGCACTAACTTTTAGCTGTACTGCCATCTTTGCGCCAGCTTCTTCAGCAAGTTTTATAGATGATTTAACCGCATCTACCTCGCCTCCAACTACTATTTGCCCAGGGCAATTGTAGTTAGCACCTTCTATGATTCCATGTACTGAAGCTTTTTTTATGATTTCAGCTACACTCTCTTCTTCAAGTCCTATTATAGCTGCCATAGTACCTTTTCCTTCTGGTACAGCTTCTTGCATGTATCTACCTCGTTTTTTCACTAATCTAACTGCATCTTCAAATTCTAAAGTCCCAGCCGCTACGTGTGCTGTGTACTCTCCCAAACTAAGTCCAGCATAGACATCTGCCTTTAGTCCTTTTTCCTTTAGTATCTCAAGTATAGCTATACTAGTTGTGAGTATCGCTGGCTGAGTATTCTCCGTTCTATTTAAATCCTCTTCTGGACCATTGAAACAAAGTCCTTGAACATCTAATTCTAGTGCTTTATCAGCTTTTTCAAATATATTTTTAGCTACTTCATATTGCTCTGCTAACTCTTTTCCCATACCTACATATTGAGCACCCTGTCCTGAAAAAACAAATGCTATCTTTCCCATAGTTTCACCTCATTATCTATTAAATATAATAGTTTTTATTCTATCGTAATCTTCCATCAAATCTAATATTATCTCTTTTGCGCTTTGAGCTTTCTTTACCATACCGGCACTCTGCCCCGCCATTATGGAACCCATAGCTACATCGCCCTCTTTAGCCGCTTTGTAAAGTGCGCCTCTTCCAAGCTCTTCATAAGCTTCTAAATCCGTTGGATTCTTGTCTAACTTCTTGTATTGTCTTGCCAATTTATTTTTAAGAACTCTAACAGGGTGTCCTGTTGGTCTACCTGTAACTAGAGTATCTATATCTTTCGCCTTTAGTATTTTTTCCTTATAGTTCTCATGAACAGTACATTCTTCCGCTACTAAAAAACGTGTTCCAAGCTGAACACCACAGGCTCCAAGTGCTTCTACAGCAAGCATTCCTCTACCATCAGCTATTCCTCCTGCTGCTATTACAGGAATCTCAACTGCATCTGCTACTTGCGGTATAAGTGTCATTGTATTTAATTCACCTATGTGCCCTCCAGCTTCACCGCCTTCGGCTATAATTGCTGTTGCTCCAATTCTCTCCATTCGCTTTGCAAGTGCTACTGACGGAACGACTGGAATCACTTTTATCCCTGCTTCTAACCAGGCATCTATGTAAGCACTTGGATCTCCCGCACCTGTTACGACTATATTCACACCCTCTTCTATAACTACCTGTGCCACATCTTTTATAAATGGACTAAGAAGCATGATATTTACGCCAAATGGTCGGTCTGTCAAGTTTTTCGCTTTTTTTATTTCTTCCCTCACCCAATCGCTAGGGGCATTTCCTGCTGCTATGATTCCAAGTCCACCTGCATTTGATACTGCTGCTGCTAGTGATGCATCAGAAATCCAAGCCATTCCTCCTTGAAAAATTGGGTAGTCTATATTAAGTAAGTCTGTTATTTTTGATTTCATCGTTTCCCTCCATCATCAAAGCGTTATAGTTCTCGCTATTTCTTTGAAGTGTTTCTTTGACTTGTTATTTAAAAGGTCCTAATTCCTAAAATTAGGACCTTTTATTTAATTTTCTATTGGTTTTTTTCGATATAGTCAACTATATCTTTAACTGTTTTGATATTTGGTAGATCTTCATTAGCTACCTTTACATCAAACTCATCTTCCAATGCCATAACTACTTGAGCCATGTCCAATGAATCTGCATCTAAATCATCAACGATGCTAGCCTCTAGTGTTACTTCTTCTTCCTCTACACCTAATTCGTCTACTAAAATCTCTTTTACTTTTTCTAACATAATATGTTTCCTCCTTTGAATTTTCAAAATTATAATTTCTGCTATTTAAAATATCTAGTATTCTATATATATTACTCCCCAAGTAAGTCCACCGCCAAATCCCATAAGTACAATGTCTTGACCATGTTCTAACTTTCCAGAGTGCATAAGCTCATCTAGTGCAAGTCCAATACTCGCAGATGAGGTGTTTCCTACATTTTTTAAGTTTAAATAAAATTTGTCTGATGAAAATTTCATCTTCGTCGCTACTAAGTCTATTATTCTAGAATTAGCCTGATGAGGTACTATATAGCTCACATCATCAAGTGTCTTACCTGCACGGCTTACGACTTCCTTAAGTCCTTTTCTCATTATTCTAACTGCAAATTTAAATATTTCTTGTCCATCCATAGTCAGATAATGCTTTTTTTCTTCTTCTTTGTTTAGGAAATTGTC encodes the following:
- the fabZ gene encoding 3-hydroxyacyl-ACP dehydratase FabZ; its protein translation is MALLNTKEIQEIIPHRYPFLLIDTIEELEPGVRAVGKKNVTINEYFFQGHFPEEPVMPGVLMIEALAQVGAVAMLSLDEHKGKIAYFGGIKKAKFKRKVVPGDTLILETEIIQSRGSVGIGKATAKVDGKVAVIAELTFAIGE
- the fabF gene encoding beta-ketoacyl-ACP synthase II, whose amino-acid sequence is MKRVVITGMGALTPVGNDTETYWESLKKGNLGIDFIKRFDTKDHDAKIAAELKDFNPKDFLDRKEIKRLDPVSQYALVSVMEAAKDADLDMEKINPERVGVLFGSGIGGIDTIESQAIRLHERGPSRVSPFFIPMGIVNMAAGNIAIKVGAKGVCTSIVTACATSTNAIGEAFKIIQTGRADIMVSGGAEASITPLSIAGFSSMSALSQADHPSEASTPFDLNRSGFVMGEGAGTLILEELEHAQKRGAKIYAELVGYGATCDAHHITAPAPGGEGGARAMKEALADANIGAESIDYINAHGTSTPYNDKLETAAIKTVFGEDTKVAISSTKSMTGHLLGAAGAIEAIACIKALQENFVPGTIGYKTPDPECDLDYVPNEGREMEVKYALSNSLGFGGHNATIILKKWEA
- the fabG gene encoding 3-oxoacyl-[acyl-carrier-protein] reductase, producing MLKGKTAIVTGGSRGIGKAIAMTLAKQGANIVINYRSRSEEAENTLEEIKALGVETLLVQADISKFEQAENLIKQTKEQFGSVDILVNNAGITQDNLMMRMTEEEFDNVIAVNLKGTFNCIRHVAKIMSKQKSGRIINLSSVSGLAGNIGQINYAASKSGVIGMTKTAARELAKKGVTVNAIAPGFIETEMTGVLSEDVKKQILSQIPLKRMGSVNEIAGAVLFLASEAGAYVTGQTLTVDGGMTM
- the fabD gene encoding ACP S-malonyltransferase; translated protein: MGKIAFVFSGQGAQYVGMGKELAEQYEVAKNIFEKADKALELDVQGLCFNGPEEDLNRTENTQPAILTTSIAILEILKEKGLKADVYAGLSLGEYTAHVAAGTLEFEDAVRLVKKRGRYMQEAVPEGKGTMAAIIGLEEESVAEIIKKASVHGIIEGANYNCPGQIVVGGEVDAVKSSIKLAEEAGAKMAVQLKVSAPFHTSMLKPAADRLSEALESVELNDGAEPVISNVTADYIDSKESVKTLLIDQVKSSVLWEASVNKMIEDGVDTFIEIGPGKVLSGFIKKINRKLNIYNVENLKTLEKTLNKLEVEVC
- the fabK gene encoding enoyl-[acyl-carrier-protein] reductase FabK; this translates as MKSKITDLLNIDYPIFQGGMAWISDASLAAAVSNAGGLGIIAAGNAPSDWVREEIKKAKNLTDRPFGVNIMLLSPFIKDVAQVVIEEGVNIVVTGAGDPSAYIDAWLEAGIKVIPVVPSVALAKRMERIGATAIIAEGGEAGGHIGELNTMTLIPQVADAVEIPVIAAGGIADGRGMLAVEALGACGVQLGTRFLVAEECTVHENYKEKILKAKDIDTLVTGRPTGHPVRVLKNKLARQYKKLDKNPTDLEAYEELGRGALYKAAKEGDVAMGSIMAGQSAGMVKKAQSAKEIILDLMEDYDRIKTIIFNR
- the acpP gene encoding acyl carrier protein — translated: MLEKVKEILVDELGVEEEEVTLEASIVDDLDADSLDMAQVVMALEDEFDVKVANEDLPNIKTVKDIVDYIEKNQ